A part of Paraburkholderia azotifigens genomic DNA contains:
- the groL gene encoding chaperonin GroEL (60 kDa chaperone family; promotes refolding of misfolded polypeptides especially under stressful conditions; forms two stacked rings of heptamers to form a barrel-shaped 14mer; ends can be capped by GroES; misfolded proteins enter the barrel where they are refolded when GroES binds), protein MLHKSLVFHQDARQLLLNGVNALAEAVKVTLGPGGRNVIVERVPGAPLVANSGVVVAGSVDLSDPYEEMGAQLLREVATRTSEVAGDGTTTATTLAQAIVVEGNKCVTAGHDPMALKRAIEDAGKQVVAELHRLARPCSSVDEMRQIATISASGDASIGTLVADAVARVGKEGAISIEDGSKLDDELETVDGSLLDRGLVSPLFLGEDQRNVVLDEPGVLLCDMNISSIPQLLPILEAVMGTGKPLFVIANEIEGEALATLVVNHLRGTFKSCAIRSPGFGESRTEQLADLAALTGATVISAQTGRTVENATLQDLGAARRIEITRDTTTIVAGTGDHARIADRIAGLKKRIDASAAGYERDSLNRRLAKLSGGVAVIRVGAATETALRERKNRFEDALHSTRAAVEEGFVPGGGVALLRARRILEHYGETQAQKIGARIVYDALASPLRQIAQNAGADAQAVVHAVAAASDAYGYDAAHGDYGNMIERGIVDPVKVARTALQNAISVASLLLTTDCMIVHPQKDRVHGAGRGDWGREFA, encoded by the coding sequence GTGTTGCACAAATCACTCGTATTTCATCAGGACGCGCGCCAGTTGCTGCTTAACGGCGTGAACGCGCTCGCTGAAGCCGTCAAGGTCACACTCGGCCCCGGCGGCCGCAATGTGATCGTCGAGCGGGTGCCGGGTGCGCCGCTCGTCGCGAACTCCGGGGTGGTGGTCGCCGGCTCGGTCGACCTGTCCGATCCGTACGAGGAAATGGGCGCGCAGCTGTTGCGCGAGGTCGCCACGCGCACCAGCGAAGTCGCGGGCGACGGCACGACGACGGCCACGACGCTCGCCCAGGCCATCGTCGTCGAGGGCAACAAATGCGTGACGGCGGGGCACGATCCGATGGCGCTCAAGCGTGCCATCGAAGATGCGGGCAAGCAGGTCGTCGCGGAACTCCACCGGCTTGCACGCCCGTGTTCGAGCGTCGACGAAATGCGCCAGATCGCGACGATTTCCGCGAGCGGCGATGCGAGCATCGGCACGCTGGTGGCCGACGCGGTCGCGCGCGTCGGCAAGGAAGGCGCGATCAGCATCGAGGACGGCTCCAAACTCGACGACGAACTGGAGACGGTGGACGGATCGCTGCTGGATCGCGGTCTCGTGTCGCCGCTCTTTCTCGGCGAAGACCAGCGCAATGTGGTGCTCGACGAACCGGGCGTGCTGTTGTGCGACATGAACATCTCGTCGATCCCGCAACTGCTGCCCATACTCGAAGCGGTCATGGGAACGGGCAAGCCGCTTTTCGTGATCGCCAACGAGATCGAAGGGGAAGCGCTCGCAACGCTCGTCGTCAACCATCTGCGCGGCACGTTCAAGTCGTGCGCGATCCGCTCGCCCGGCTTCGGCGAGAGCCGCACCGAGCAACTGGCGGATCTCGCCGCCCTGACGGGGGCCACCGTCATCTCGGCGCAGACAGGGCGCACGGTCGAAAACGCCACACTCCAGGATCTCGGCGCCGCGCGGCGCATCGAAATTACGCGCGACACAACGACGATCGTTGCCGGGACGGGCGACCATGCGCGCATCGCGGACCGCATCGCCGGACTGAAGAAGCGCATCGACGCAAGCGCAGCCGGATACGAGCGCGACAGCCTCAACCGGCGCCTCGCCAAACTGTCGGGCGGCGTCGCCGTGATCCGGGTCGGCGCCGCAACGGAAACGGCGCTGCGCGAACGGAAGAACCGTTTCGAAGATGCACTTCATTCGACGCGCGCCGCCGTCGAGGAAGGCTTCGTGCCGGGCGGCGGCGTCGCATTGCTGCGCGCGCGCCGGATTCTCGAGCACTACGGCGAGACACAGGCACAGAAAATCGGCGCGCGGATCGTGTACGACGCGCTCGCTTCGCCACTGCGCCAGATCGCGCAAAATGCCGGCGCGGATGCTCAGGCCGTCGTCCATGCCGTTGCCGCAGCGAGCGACGCATACGGCTACGATGCCGCTCACGGCGATTATGGCAACATGATCGAGCGCGGTATCGTCGATCCCGTCAAGGTGGCGCGCACCGCCTTGCAGAACGCGATCTCGGTGGCATCGCTCCTGCTGACCACCGACTGCATGATCGTGCATCCGCAGAAGGATCGCGTCCATGGCGCGGGTCG
- a CDS encoding BON domain-containing protein gives MKSDIELKKDVEQELEWDPSINAAGIGVEVHDRIVTLAGHLGSFAEKLAARRAAQRVEGVKGVVVELDVRLPGEDRRSDEEIAAVVRSVLEWTAGLSEKSVKVTVEKGVVTLSGEVDWGYQSKVAEDAVARLRGVVTVVNQIDVRGNAGAVDIAGKISAALTRHAQDESRHIDVSVSDGTVTLRGKVGSFPERSIACHAAWSAPGVRNVVDQLSIGA, from the coding sequence ATGAAGAGTGATATCGAACTGAAGAAGGACGTCGAGCAGGAACTCGAGTGGGATCCGTCCATCAACGCGGCAGGTATCGGCGTCGAGGTGCATGACCGCATCGTAACGCTGGCGGGGCATCTGGGCAGCTTCGCGGAAAAGCTTGCGGCTCGCCGGGCGGCACAGCGCGTCGAGGGCGTGAAAGGCGTCGTCGTCGAGCTCGACGTGCGCTTGCCTGGCGAGGACAGGCGCAGTGACGAAGAGATCGCTGCCGTCGTTCGGTCCGTGCTCGAATGGACGGCCGGCCTGTCGGAAAAGAGCGTGAAAGTCACGGTGGAGAAGGGCGTCGTGACGCTGTCGGGTGAAGTCGACTGGGGCTATCAGTCGAAGGTCGCCGAAGACGCCGTGGCGCGCCTGCGCGGCGTGGTGACAGTGGTCAACCAGATCGATGTACGGGGCAACGCCGGTGCCGTCGATATCGCCGGCAAGATCAGCGCCGCGCTGACGCGCCATGCACAAGACGAATCGCGCCATATCGACGTCAGCGTGAGCGACGGCACCGTGACACTGCGGGGAAAAGTGGGTTCGTTCCCGGAGAGGTCGATTGCCTGTCATGCGGCGTGGTCCGCGCCGGGCGTGCGCAATGTCGTGGACCAGTTATCCATCGGCGCGTAA
- a CDS encoding Hsp20/alpha crystallin family protein, giving the protein MSNLTRFDPFSLDPVVSDLFQGFFRPMRSMATSQDAELASMKIDVTENDGAYTVKAELPGLDKKDIDVHIDGRIVSINAKVERNKEEKEGERVIRRERYSGAFSRSFSLAGEVDDAKATAEYKDGVLSLSLPKKAPADQKRLTIA; this is encoded by the coding sequence ATGAGCAATCTGACGCGTTTTGACCCGTTCTCGCTGGACCCGGTCGTTTCAGATCTTTTCCAGGGTTTCTTCCGGCCCATGCGGTCGATGGCGACGTCTCAGGACGCCGAGCTTGCGTCAATGAAGATCGACGTAACGGAAAACGACGGTGCCTATACAGTGAAGGCAGAGCTTCCGGGCCTCGACAAGAAGGATATCGACGTCCATATCGACGGGCGCATCGTGTCGATCAACGCGAAGGTCGAGCGGAACAAGGAAGAAAAGGAAGGCGAGCGCGTGATCCGGCGCGAGCGGTATTCCGGCGCATTCAGCCGCTCGTTCTCGCTCGCCGGCGAGGTGGACGACGCCAAGGCGACGGCCGAGTACAAGGACGGTGTGCTGTCGTTGAGCTTGCCGAAAAAGGCGCCGGCCGACCAGAAGCGTCTGACGATCGCGTAA
- a CDS encoding MbcA/ParS/Xre antitoxin family protein — MASTTQGHAAVGPTPAATLSKAAVRAAAALRISQTTLADVLGLSTASVSRLVAGTYQLEQSRGKEWELALLLVRLFRSLDAIVGPGEKAQAWLAGENTALNARPIDLIRSAQGLVNVVEYLDVYRGRI; from the coding sequence ATGGCATCGACAACGCAAGGTCATGCAGCGGTCGGCCCAACGCCCGCTGCCACCCTTTCCAAGGCGGCGGTACGCGCGGCGGCCGCCCTACGTATCAGTCAAACGACACTAGCCGACGTGCTCGGACTCAGTACAGCTTCTGTCTCACGACTCGTCGCGGGCACATACCAGCTTGAGCAATCGCGAGGCAAGGAATGGGAGTTGGCGTTGTTGCTGGTGCGTCTGTTTCGTTCACTCGACGCCATCGTCGGACCCGGCGAGAAAGCGCAGGCGTGGCTGGCGGGTGAGAACACCGCGCTCAACGCCAGACCAATTGATCTCATCCGCTCCGCTCAAGGACTTGTTAATGTCGTCGAATACCTGGACGTCTACCGAGGTCGCATCTGA
- a CDS encoding RES family NAD+ phosphorylase → MSSNTWTSTEVASEARELIEDTWRAVEAQHRVATMSLVDSLAEQAQLEALLEASKPPVPATALGLHWLLFTPFRYPTSRYGSRFRRPYDPGVFYAAYAKSTACAELGYWRWRFLTESPSLGSIDTLPQTLFKATIQGRAVDLHQPPFSLQQTAFENKSEHGYCQAFAGVAREAHLDAIVYRSARDPAGGGCIAVLTPRAFAKKEPVAAETWNLSVTLDRVIWQKSDVLSPEAFEFPVSVWQ, encoded by the coding sequence ATGTCGTCGAATACCTGGACGTCTACCGAGGTCGCATCTGAGGCTCGCGAGCTTATCGAGGATACCTGGCGTGCGGTCGAGGCTCAACATCGTGTGGCAACGATGTCGCTCGTTGACAGTCTGGCGGAACAGGCTCAGCTCGAAGCGTTGCTCGAGGCCTCGAAACCTCCGGTTCCTGCCACAGCGCTCGGACTCCACTGGTTGCTATTTACTCCCTTTCGCTATCCGACCTCCAGGTATGGCTCGCGCTTTCGCCGCCCCTACGATCCAGGTGTCTTTTATGCCGCCTACGCTAAAAGCACCGCGTGCGCAGAGCTCGGCTACTGGCGTTGGCGCTTTCTGACTGAATCGCCGTCGCTTGGATCGATCGATACATTGCCACAGACTTTATTCAAGGCGACGATTCAGGGGCGCGCAGTTGATCTCCACCAGCCGCCCTTTTCGCTCCAGCAGACGGCGTTCGAAAACAAGTCGGAGCATGGCTATTGCCAGGCTTTTGCCGGGGTCGCACGCGAGGCTCACCTCGACGCGATCGTGTATCGATCCGCGCGTGATCCGGCGGGAGGCGGGTGCATCGCGGTGCTTACGCCCAGGGCATTCGCAAAGAAGGAACCGGTTGCCGCTGAAACGTGGAATCTGTCCGTTACACTCGATCGGGTGATCTGGCAGAAGAGCGACGTCTTGTCGCCTGAGGCTTTCGAATTCCCGGTCAGCGTCTGGCAATAG
- a CDS encoding cold-shock protein — translation MATGTVKWFNDAKGFGFITPDEGGEDLFAHFSEIKTEGFKSLQENQKVSFEVKMGPKGKQAANIKPV, via the coding sequence ATGGCAACTGGTACAGTGAAATGGTTTAACGATGCAAAGGGCTTTGGTTTCATCACGCCTGACGAAGGCGGCGAAGACCTGTTCGCCCACTTCTCCGAAATCAAGACGGAAGGCTTCAAGTCTTTGCAGGAAAACCAGAAAGTAAGCTTTGAAGTGAAGATGGGGCCGAAGGGCAAGCAGGCCGCCAATATCAAGCCTGTCTAA
- a CDS encoding H-NS histone family protein, producing the protein MATLENLQAKIARLQAQAEALAAKQSSGVIAKIRDLMEKHGLTVADIKAHTGGRKRGRKPGAAKVARSAAPAKYRHPKTGATWTGHGRAPAWIASVRDRTKFLIDGSAAQAAVAATKPAKAGNYVKGPQTPKYRDSKSGATWSGRGRAPACLSGAKDRSKFLIVAAEAGGSGSKAVSFTKATAKQATTKKVKEKAVAAKNAKALPKPASAKKGAVRKTVARKTPAKRAPHNPVAVAPASESVSVPVAG; encoded by the coding sequence ATGGCTACGCTCGAAAACCTGCAGGCGAAAATCGCCAGGTTGCAGGCTCAGGCCGAAGCGCTTGCCGCGAAGCAGTCGTCCGGTGTCATCGCGAAGATTCGTGACCTCATGGAAAAGCATGGCCTGACCGTTGCGGACATCAAAGCACATACCGGCGGCAGGAAGCGTGGTCGCAAGCCAGGCGCCGCAAAGGTTGCCAGGTCAGCCGCGCCGGCAAAGTACCGTCATCCGAAGACGGGTGCTACCTGGACGGGGCACGGTCGCGCGCCGGCGTGGATCGCGAGCGTACGTGACCGGACGAAGTTTCTGATCGATGGCAGCGCTGCACAAGCGGCCGTTGCCGCAACGAAACCCGCGAAGGCTGGCAACTACGTGAAGGGCCCCCAGACGCCGAAATACCGTGACTCAAAGAGCGGGGCGACATGGAGTGGCCGCGGTCGGGCGCCGGCATGCTTGTCTGGTGCCAAAGACCGTTCGAAGTTTCTGATTGTCGCCGCGGAGGCGGGCGGTTCAGGCTCGAAAGCCGTTTCGTTCACCAAGGCAACCGCGAAGCAAGCGACGACCAAAAAGGTAAAGGAAAAAGCGGTCGCCGCGAAGAATGCCAAGGCACTGCCAAAACCAGCATCGGCGAAGAAGGGCGCAGTCAGGAAAACTGTCGCGAGGAAGACACCTGCGAAGCGCGCGCCGCACAATCCGGTAGCAGTTGCACCAGCCAGCGAAAGCGTTTCAGTGCCCGTCGCGGGCTGA
- a CDS encoding UvrD-helicase domain-containing protein — protein sequence MARLIRPTPEQQAIVDAVAGGSDLKIKAYAGAGKTSTLRLVANRLAHQRGIYLAFNREIAEHARRGFPPNVMAGTVHSLAYRSVSPALAARVSHPAEPPHELAARYGIGPVEVPLVTGKTVELTPFELGRMIVDGLGRFCRSADDAPNAIHVPVDEKIDDKAADWLREGLSPYVARLWSESTDPRGRSAIIPDVYLKVWAQGHPRIESDFILFDEAQDSDGVMLWLLNRQAHSQIVYVGDPYQQIYEWRGAVNAMAQIDAPQHALTESFRFGHTFATLASRLLGLLGEQTAVRGQGTIGSIIVEDPMVAPPVDAILCRKNVSAIWHLAAGVEAGHRPSIRMSPAEIVAYADGADRLLEGRRAYRPAAFSLFKTWKDAQTFARSAAGADLLPVVRIVDEFGTGYLRSLAQRITPEAQADYVISTVHRAKGLEWKRVKVINDFLFKYVDGRLTVEEDELRLLYVACTRAQHVLDVSDLREALLPLFRR from the coding sequence ATGGCTCGTTTGATAAGACCGACACCCGAACAGCAGGCAATCGTCGATGCTGTCGCCGGTGGCAGCGATCTCAAGATCAAGGCCTACGCGGGTGCGGGCAAGACCTCGACGCTACGTCTTGTCGCAAACCGCCTCGCGCATCAGCGTGGCATCTATCTGGCGTTTAACCGCGAGATTGCAGAGCACGCCCGGCGCGGCTTTCCTCCCAACGTGATGGCTGGAACCGTCCACTCGCTGGCCTACCGATCCGTGTCGCCCGCGCTTGCCGCGCGGGTGAGCCACCCCGCGGAGCCGCCTCACGAACTTGCTGCCCGCTATGGCATCGGTCCAGTCGAGGTGCCACTCGTGACGGGAAAGACTGTCGAACTCACACCGTTCGAGCTGGGTCGCATGATTGTCGATGGACTGGGCAGGTTCTGCCGCTCGGCTGACGACGCGCCGAACGCTATCCACGTTCCCGTCGACGAGAAGATCGACGATAAAGCCGCCGACTGGCTGCGGGAAGGACTGAGCCCCTATGTCGCTCGTCTGTGGAGTGAGAGCACGGACCCGCGGGGCCGCAGCGCCATCATTCCCGACGTCTATCTGAAGGTCTGGGCGCAAGGGCACCCGCGCATCGAATCCGACTTCATCCTGTTCGACGAGGCCCAGGACAGCGATGGCGTGATGCTGTGGCTTCTGAACCGGCAGGCACATTCCCAGATCGTCTACGTTGGCGACCCCTACCAGCAGATATACGAATGGCGTGGCGCAGTGAACGCCATGGCGCAGATCGATGCACCCCAACACGCGCTGACCGAGTCCTTCCGTTTCGGTCACACGTTCGCAACGCTCGCCAGCCGGCTACTCGGGCTGCTAGGGGAGCAGACAGCCGTTCGCGGCCAGGGCACGATCGGCTCGATCATCGTCGAAGACCCGATGGTCGCTCCACCCGTTGATGCAATCCTTTGCCGCAAGAATGTGTCAGCCATCTGGCATCTGGCCGCAGGCGTGGAGGCGGGCCACCGACCATCAATCCGCATGAGTCCCGCCGAAATTGTTGCGTATGCAGATGGGGCAGACAGACTGCTCGAGGGGCGGCGGGCCTACCGACCTGCAGCATTTTCGCTGTTTAAGACGTGGAAGGATGCGCAGACTTTCGCACGCAGCGCGGCCGGCGCCGATCTGCTTCCCGTCGTGCGGATTGTCGATGAATTCGGAACCGGCTATCTGCGCTCGCTGGCACAACGCATTACACCTGAAGCGCAGGCCGATTACGTGATCTCCACGGTGCACCGGGCCAAGGGCCTCGAATGGAAGCGGGTGAAAGTCATCAACGATTTTCTGTTCAAATACGTCGATGGTCGCCTGACTGTGGAGGAGGACGAGCTGCGGCTGCTCTACGTCGCGTGCACGCGCGCGCAGCACGTGCTGGACGTATCGGACCTTCGCGAAGCGCTCCTGCCTCTGTTCAGACGATGA
- a CDS encoding IS5 family transposase, with product MGPKTPVSEGDFFRQPLREQINLKHSLVRLADLIRWDQLDRAMSESFRSHRGRPATSTRLIAGLLYLQHAFGLSDEEVVWQWVENPYWQVFTGETYLQTKPPVDPSSLTRWRARLGEAGVEELLAETIEAARRADVIKASSAKRVIVDTTVAEKAIAHPTDSRLLERCREHLVKAAARHGLKLRQNYNREAPRLAAQIGRYAHAKQFRRMKKSLRTLRSRVGRVMRDVQRQLDQVDEAARATLGELINRTKRILTQKPKDKNKLYALHAPEVECLSKGKARKPYEFGVKVSIVTTHREGLVVGMRSMPGNPYDGHTLEEALEQAHILSEVKPETVFVDRGYRGVDIEGVKIWHPGLRRGVTRALRVMIRRRSAIEPAIGHMKSDGKLGRNWLKGALGDALHAVLCGAGHNLRLILRKLRFICALILAMLYAASAPAS from the coding sequence ATGGGTCCGAAGACACCGGTAAGCGAAGGCGATTTCTTCCGGCAACCACTGCGCGAGCAGATCAACCTGAAGCATTCCTTGGTGAGGCTGGCTGATCTGATCCGGTGGGACCAGCTGGATCGGGCGATGAGTGAGAGCTTTCGCTCGCATCGCGGGCGTCCTGCCACAAGTACGCGGTTGATCGCGGGCCTGCTGTACCTGCAGCATGCCTTCGGCCTGTCGGATGAGGAAGTCGTGTGGCAATGGGTTGAAAATCCATACTGGCAGGTTTTTACGGGCGAAACGTACCTGCAGACGAAGCCACCGGTTGATCCGTCGAGCCTCACGCGCTGGCGCGCGAGGCTGGGTGAGGCCGGCGTAGAGGAGTTGCTGGCCGAGACGATCGAGGCGGCACGGCGCGCGGATGTGATCAAGGCCAGCAGTGCGAAGCGGGTGATTGTCGATACGACGGTGGCAGAAAAGGCCATCGCACATCCGACTGACTCGCGTCTGCTTGAGCGTTGCCGGGAGCATCTGGTTAAAGCAGCCGCGCGTCACGGGTTGAAGCTACGGCAAAACTACAATCGCGAGGCGCCACGCCTGGCTGCCCAGATTGGCAGGTATGCGCACGCGAAGCAGTTCCGGCGCATGAAGAAATCCCTGCGCACGTTGCGCTCGCGCGTGGGCCGTGTGATGCGCGATGTCCAGCGGCAGCTGGATCAGGTTGACGAGGCTGCACGCGCGACGCTGGGTGAACTGATCAACCGTACGAAGCGCATCCTGACGCAGAAGCCGAAAGACAAAAACAAGCTGTACGCCTTGCATGCGCCCGAGGTGGAGTGCCTGTCCAAAGGCAAAGCGCGCAAGCCGTACGAATTTGGTGTGAAAGTGTCGATCGTCACGACACACCGTGAAGGGCTGGTGGTGGGCATGCGTTCGATGCCGGGCAATCCGTACGATGGGCATACGCTGGAAGAAGCGCTTGAACAGGCGCACATTCTGAGTGAGGTAAAGCCTGAGACAGTCTTCGTTGATCGGGGCTATCGGGGCGTTGACATCGAAGGCGTCAAGATCTGGCATCCAGGATTGCGCCGCGGTGTGACGCGAGCGTTGCGTGTGATGATCCGGCGGCGCAGCGCCATTGAGCCAGCTATTGGACACATGAAGAGCGACGGCAAGCTCGGGCGTAACTGGTTGAAGGGTGCTCTGGGTGATGCGCTGCACGCTGTCCTGTGCGGTGCAGGTCACAATCTGCGCCTGATCCTCAGGAAGCTGAGGTTTATTTGTGCGCTCATTCTCGCGATGCTCTATGCAGCCTCTGCGCCGGCGAGTTAG
- a CDS encoding sensor domain-containing diguanylate cyclase, with product MSSTDVLLVVAMVSCIASAGVLGSLARHRIAGLGQWLAAHCILFVAFGVLVSRRGSYPPSIVLVACVCVLTAAALILQGCRRFAGRPAILRYEYLGLAVSFGAVFYWAVFAPDENARAGVMSAVLGYTRMAAGWTIWNTRALRRRQYGHWLVILGAAAGTAVHASRVVQCIVFASPTTRVLEPTASNIAFIAAGILSLLLLSIGLVMLVNDSLVDQAQRLATVDELTGLLARRELLLRGGALLEDARSSHSLLSVAIIDLDDFKVINDRYGHPAGDRVLQNFAIEVSRQLRRTDVFGRLGGEEFAIFLPQTGKEQAAGLIESVLLSATASKTEEGQPRWTFSAGIDTCRFDDTLTDLITRADAALYRAKRKGKGRVELASPDSLATA from the coding sequence ATGTCCAGCACTGACGTCCTTCTTGTTGTCGCCATGGTGTCATGCATCGCCAGCGCTGGCGTGCTTGGTAGCCTCGCCCGTCATCGCATTGCAGGTCTTGGCCAATGGCTCGCCGCACACTGCATTCTATTTGTGGCATTCGGCGTGCTCGTCTCAAGGCGCGGCAGTTACCCTCCCTCGATCGTACTCGTTGCATGTGTGTGCGTCCTCACGGCCGCTGCGCTGATCTTGCAAGGCTGCCGACGCTTTGCCGGTCGCCCGGCTATCCTGCGATACGAGTATCTGGGCCTGGCGGTGTCATTTGGTGCCGTGTTCTATTGGGCTGTATTTGCGCCCGATGAGAATGCGCGAGCGGGCGTGATGTCGGCTGTGCTCGGCTATACACGGATGGCCGCGGGCTGGACCATCTGGAATACCCGGGCACTGCGTCGGCGCCAGTACGGTCATTGGCTGGTCATCCTCGGCGCAGCTGCCGGTACGGCAGTGCATGCGTCGAGAGTTGTTCAGTGCATTGTCTTCGCGAGTCCCACGACGAGGGTCCTGGAGCCGACGGCATCGAACATCGCTTTCATCGCAGCGGGCATTCTTTCGCTGCTCCTGCTGTCAATTGGGCTCGTCATGCTGGTGAACGACAGTCTTGTGGACCAGGCGCAACGCCTCGCAACAGTTGACGAGCTGACAGGTCTGCTTGCAAGACGTGAGCTTCTGTTGCGTGGCGGAGCACTGCTGGAGGATGCCCGTTCCTCGCATTCGCTGCTCTCAGTTGCCATCATTGACCTCGACGATTTCAAGGTTATTAACGACCGTTACGGGCATCCTGCTGGCGACCGTGTTCTGCAGAACTTTGCAATTGAGGTGTCCCGACAGCTTCGACGTACGGACGTTTTCGGGCGACTTGGTGGGGAAGAGTTTGCAATTTTCCTCCCTCAGACTGGGAAAGAGCAGGCGGCCGGACTGATCGAATCGGTTTTGTTGTCGGCCACGGCCAGCAAAACAGAAGAAGGCCAACCCCGCTGGACCTTCAGTGCCGGTATCGATACATGCCGGTTTGACGATACGCTCACCGACCTGATAACTCGCGCTGACGCAGCGCTGTATCGCGCGAAGCGGAAGGGGAAAGGGCGAGTCGAACTGGCGAGTCCTGACTCGCTAGCTACCGCGTGA
- a CDS encoding RNA chaperone Hfq: MRSREQNRGGFLITGIRLTGSIALFDMCADLLQSSNGSPLIFRHAIATVREPLHASLQQTRS; encoded by the coding sequence CTGCGCAGCCGGGAGCAAAATCGTGGGGGTTTTCTGATCACGGGAATCCGGCTGACGGGGTCGATCGCGTTATTCGACATGTGCGCTGATCTTTTGCAGTCGTCAAACGGTAGCCCGCTAATCTTCAGGCATGCGATAGCCACGGTGCGCGAGCCCCTACACGCCAGTCTTCAGCAAACGCGAAGCTAA
- a CDS encoding flagellar biosynthesis protein, producing MLFGRLAIYGLAASILAGCAVGRTTVDVSALQGMNPATGKYVRIDSAQDKRTFTVAPPSADMASLDPAEDSSDASKARAIGRKRNGYGKALGDVVLPEGKTVSGLVESALTTGFQQAGYVVVKQGDPNFDSAAPVTAQIVDFWAWFQPGFWSVTTNQKSEVKLSGDVGALHGAQTLKTRVSESKQVVTSSDWQEIVEKGLAAIAQQTKDLINGK from the coding sequence ATGCTGTTTGGTCGACTCGCTATCTATGGCCTCGCTGCGTCTATCCTCGCAGGATGTGCAGTCGGGCGCACCACTGTCGACGTATCTGCGCTGCAAGGCATGAACCCGGCGACGGGCAAGTACGTGCGCATCGACTCTGCGCAGGACAAGAGAACGTTTACCGTTGCGCCTCCGAGTGCTGATATGGCGTCGCTGGATCCTGCCGAAGATTCTAGCGATGCCTCAAAGGCTCGAGCGATCGGGCGTAAGAGAAACGGCTATGGAAAGGCGCTCGGCGACGTGGTGCTTCCTGAGGGCAAAACGGTTTCCGGCCTGGTTGAAAGTGCGCTGACTACGGGCTTTCAGCAAGCAGGATATGTTGTCGTGAAGCAAGGGGACCCCAACTTCGATTCCGCCGCTCCCGTGACAGCACAGATCGTCGACTTTTGGGCGTGGTTCCAGCCTGGCTTCTGGTCCGTTACTACCAACCAGAAATCGGAGGTGAAGCTGTCCGGTGACGTCGGTGCGCTTCATGGTGCTCAGACACTCAAGACTCGGGTGAGCGAATCGAAGCAGGTTGTGACGTCCAGTGACTGGCAAGAGATCGTGGAAAAAGGCCTGGCTGCCATTGCCCAGCAGACGAAGGACCTGATCAACGGCAAGTAA